The following are from one region of the Siniperca chuatsi isolate FFG_IHB_CAS linkage group LG21, ASM2008510v1, whole genome shotgun sequence genome:
- the rundc1 gene encoding RUN domain-containing protein 1 isoform X1, translating into MSTEELSASDSEAVFAGAGERWAPVGAVASPEDESGSGSAGQPTQRGSSPATEEEMAVRLEKLEEEQDLLNSSLLALTSHFAQVQFRLKQIVHAQSEEKERMLVELEEFAFRGCPHVVGCRAQDAKQLENSGELSEREKRERLEAQREKQKDLIFQLKTQLDDLERFAYQEGSYDSLPQSVVMERQKVIIDELIKKLDVNLNEDIGNLSPEELRQRVDAAIAQIVNPARVKEQLVDQLKTQIRDLEMFINFIQDEVGNPLLSDGGDSRQPQAAGTNPRTPGVKKKVDPEQTQKMRETGLQLIQKALAVLQIFAASQFGCAPGHVPQSMWPQEPSGQDYGPLLQRLEAAVEKVRVLGSCRQPSLEHVVNYTSNTALGPRDELTTSVRKELSIALKDLLAHGLFSPSQTMSLVLAPISCLLPYRPAPQTMHPWELFVKYYNSKNGKAFVESPARQLSQSFSLPVAGGPVTVTPKQSLLWAIHTVLKEHGRYKRGPDTEFKALVCMALNEQRLVSWLNLLCKSGTLIHPHYQSWSYMAQTGFEGALRILGRISHLKFNLPVDLAVRQLKNIKDAF; encoded by the exons ATGTCCACAGAGGAGCTGTCAGCCTCGGACAGCGAGGCTGTCTTCGCCGGCGCAGGGGAGCGATGGGCACCGGTGGGCGCTGTGGCCAGTCCCGAGGATGAGAGCGGGAGCGGGAGTGCTGGCCAGCCGACGCAGAGAGGCTCGTCACCGGCCACCGAGGAGGAAATGGCCGTCAGGCTGGAGAAGCTGGAAGAGGAGCAGGACTTGCTGAACTCATCTCTCCTCGCCCTCACCTCACACTTTGCTCAGGTTCAGTTCCGACTGAAGCAGATAGTTCACGCCCAGAgcgaggagaaggagaggatgctggtggagctggaggagtTCGCCTTCAGGGGCTGCCCGCATGTTGTGGGCTGCAGAGCTCAGGATGCCAAACAGCTGGAGAACTCG GGGGAACTG agtgagagggagaagagggagcGCCTGGAGGCTCAGAGGGAAAAACAGAAGGATCTCATTTTCCAACTGAAGACGCAGCTGGACGATCTGGAGCGCTTCGCCTATCAGGAGGGCAGCTACGACTCGCTGCCGCAGTCTGTCGTCATGGAGCGACAGAAG GTCATCATTGACGAGTTGATTAAAAAGCTGGATGTGAACCTGAATGAGGACATCGGGAACTTGTCGCccgaggagctgagacagagagtGGACGCTGCCATTGCTCAGATAGTGAACCCAGCTAGGGTCAAAGAGCAGCTGGTGGATCAGCTCAAAACCCAGATCAGAGATCTGGAGATGTTCATCAACTTCATCCAGG ATGAGGTGGGGAACCCTCTCTTATCAGACGGTGGTGACAGCCGGCAGCCGCAAGCAGCAGGGACCAATCCCAGAACTCCTGGAGTGAAGAAGAAAG TGGACCCAGAGCAGACCCAGAAGATGCGAGAGACCGGCCTGCAGCTGATCCAGAAGGCCCTCGCCGTGCTGCAGATCTTCGCTGCGAGCCAGTTCGGCTGCGCGCCCGGCCACGTTCCTCAGAGCATGTGGCCTCAGGAGCCTTCAGGGCAGGACTACGGGCCCCTGCTGCAGCGTCTGGAGGCAGCTGTTGAGAAGGTGCGAGTGCTGGGCTCTTGCAGACAGCCCTCCCTCGAACATGTTGTCAACTACACCAGCAACACGGCATTGGGACCTCGAGACGAGCTGACGACGTCTGTGAGGAAGGAGCTTTCGATTGCTCTGAAAGACTTGTTGGCTCACGGCCTCTTCTCACCCTCTCAGACCATGAGCCTGGTGCTGGCCCCCATCTCCTGCCTGCTGCCTTACAGACCAGCCCCACAGACAATGCACCCATGGGAACTCTTTGTTAAATACTACAACTCCAAAAACGGGAAGGCCTTTGTGGAATCACCGGCCCGCCAGCTTTCACAGTCCTTCAGCCTGCCTGTAGCAGGCGGTCCCGTGACCGTCACCCCTAAACAGTCCCTGCTGTGGGCCATTCACACTGTGCTGAAGGAGCACGGACGCTACAAACGAGGACCAGACACAGAGTTCAAAGCGCTGGTGTGCATGGCTCTGAACGAGCAGCGGCTGGTGTCGTGGCTCAACCTGCTGTGTAAGTCTGGGACTCTGATACACCCGCACTACCAGTCCTGGAGCTACATGGCCCAGACCGGCTTCGAAGGAGCCCTGCGAATCCTGGGCCGCATCAGCCACCTCAAATTCAACCTCCCAGTGGACCTGGCTGTTCGGCAGCTGAAGAACATTAAGGATGCTTTCTGA
- the rundc1 gene encoding RUN domain-containing protein 1 isoform X2 codes for MSTEELSASDSEAVFAGAGERWAPVGAVASPEDESGSGSAGQPTQRGSSPATEEEMAVRLEKLEEEQDLLNSSLLALTSHFAQVQFRLKQIVHAQSEEKERMLVELEEFAFRGCPHVVGCRAQDAKQLENSSEREKRERLEAQREKQKDLIFQLKTQLDDLERFAYQEGSYDSLPQSVVMERQKVIIDELIKKLDVNLNEDIGNLSPEELRQRVDAAIAQIVNPARVKEQLVDQLKTQIRDLEMFINFIQDEVGNPLLSDGGDSRQPQAAGTNPRTPGVKKKVDPEQTQKMRETGLQLIQKALAVLQIFAASQFGCAPGHVPQSMWPQEPSGQDYGPLLQRLEAAVEKVRVLGSCRQPSLEHVVNYTSNTALGPRDELTTSVRKELSIALKDLLAHGLFSPSQTMSLVLAPISCLLPYRPAPQTMHPWELFVKYYNSKNGKAFVESPARQLSQSFSLPVAGGPVTVTPKQSLLWAIHTVLKEHGRYKRGPDTEFKALVCMALNEQRLVSWLNLLCKSGTLIHPHYQSWSYMAQTGFEGALRILGRISHLKFNLPVDLAVRQLKNIKDAF; via the exons ATGTCCACAGAGGAGCTGTCAGCCTCGGACAGCGAGGCTGTCTTCGCCGGCGCAGGGGAGCGATGGGCACCGGTGGGCGCTGTGGCCAGTCCCGAGGATGAGAGCGGGAGCGGGAGTGCTGGCCAGCCGACGCAGAGAGGCTCGTCACCGGCCACCGAGGAGGAAATGGCCGTCAGGCTGGAGAAGCTGGAAGAGGAGCAGGACTTGCTGAACTCATCTCTCCTCGCCCTCACCTCACACTTTGCTCAGGTTCAGTTCCGACTGAAGCAGATAGTTCACGCCCAGAgcgaggagaaggagaggatgctggtggagctggaggagtTCGCCTTCAGGGGCTGCCCGCATGTTGTGGGCTGCAGAGCTCAGGATGCCAAACAGCTGGAGAACTCG agtgagagggagaagagggagcGCCTGGAGGCTCAGAGGGAAAAACAGAAGGATCTCATTTTCCAACTGAAGACGCAGCTGGACGATCTGGAGCGCTTCGCCTATCAGGAGGGCAGCTACGACTCGCTGCCGCAGTCTGTCGTCATGGAGCGACAGAAG GTCATCATTGACGAGTTGATTAAAAAGCTGGATGTGAACCTGAATGAGGACATCGGGAACTTGTCGCccgaggagctgagacagagagtGGACGCTGCCATTGCTCAGATAGTGAACCCAGCTAGGGTCAAAGAGCAGCTGGTGGATCAGCTCAAAACCCAGATCAGAGATCTGGAGATGTTCATCAACTTCATCCAGG ATGAGGTGGGGAACCCTCTCTTATCAGACGGTGGTGACAGCCGGCAGCCGCAAGCAGCAGGGACCAATCCCAGAACTCCTGGAGTGAAGAAGAAAG TGGACCCAGAGCAGACCCAGAAGATGCGAGAGACCGGCCTGCAGCTGATCCAGAAGGCCCTCGCCGTGCTGCAGATCTTCGCTGCGAGCCAGTTCGGCTGCGCGCCCGGCCACGTTCCTCAGAGCATGTGGCCTCAGGAGCCTTCAGGGCAGGACTACGGGCCCCTGCTGCAGCGTCTGGAGGCAGCTGTTGAGAAGGTGCGAGTGCTGGGCTCTTGCAGACAGCCCTCCCTCGAACATGTTGTCAACTACACCAGCAACACGGCATTGGGACCTCGAGACGAGCTGACGACGTCTGTGAGGAAGGAGCTTTCGATTGCTCTGAAAGACTTGTTGGCTCACGGCCTCTTCTCACCCTCTCAGACCATGAGCCTGGTGCTGGCCCCCATCTCCTGCCTGCTGCCTTACAGACCAGCCCCACAGACAATGCACCCATGGGAACTCTTTGTTAAATACTACAACTCCAAAAACGGGAAGGCCTTTGTGGAATCACCGGCCCGCCAGCTTTCACAGTCCTTCAGCCTGCCTGTAGCAGGCGGTCCCGTGACCGTCACCCCTAAACAGTCCCTGCTGTGGGCCATTCACACTGTGCTGAAGGAGCACGGACGCTACAAACGAGGACCAGACACAGAGTTCAAAGCGCTGGTGTGCATGGCTCTGAACGAGCAGCGGCTGGTGTCGTGGCTCAACCTGCTGTGTAAGTCTGGGACTCTGATACACCCGCACTACCAGTCCTGGAGCTACATGGCCCAGACCGGCTTCGAAGGAGCCCTGCGAATCCTGGGCCGCATCAGCCACCTCAAATTCAACCTCCCAGTGGACCTGGCTGTTCGGCAGCTGAAGAACATTAAGGATGCTTTCTGA